The Pontibacter korlensis sequence GGATAACTTTCGACGGTTCGCCTATGCTTAGGCTACTCAACAATTTAACAGTCATCAACCAACTATCAATATGTATATTCCGTTTGACCAACTGCCCCCACAGGCGCGCGTCTGGATTTACCAAGCCAGCAGACCCCTGACAGAGGTAGAACAGACTGAAATAAAGCCGGCTCTGGAACGTTTTGCTACTGAGTGGAGTAGCCACGGAAAAGGATTGCAGTCCTCGGCGGAGCTGCTGCATGGCCGATTCCTGGTGCTGGCCAACAATGAAGAAGCTGGAGCTGCCAGTGGATGCTCTATAGATGCGTCGGTAAGGTTTGTGCGGGAGCTAGAGCAGCAGTATAAGCTATCCTTTATGGACCGCACACAACTGGCTTTCCTGAATGAAGGGGAGGTAAGGCTGGTTAGTATGCCAGAGCTGAAAAGCAAAGTGGCAGCCGGCGAAATAAACAGAGACACTTTATACTTTGATACGCTTATAAACAATTACGGAGAGCTGCAGCAGGCATGGCCACGGTCAGCAGGCAGCAGTTGGCTCTCCCGATATTTCTGATCCTGATCCGGCTAACTTAACCACACTTGTTCATGCACAACATGCTACGACTAAAGCCTCTGGCGAAACAACTGCAACAAATCGGTTTTATGTTTCTGCTATTGTTGCTGCTTAGCGGCTGCGGTGCCAGCCAATACTTAAGCAAAGGCGACAAGCGATTTGGGCAGGAAGAGTACGAGCGCGCGATAGAGTTTTACAAGCAGGCATTAGGTAAAGCCGGCAACGCAGGTGAAGTAAACTATAAGATAGCGGAGGCCTACCGCCGGTCTAACCGCCTGGCACAGGCAGAGCCATACTACAAAGCTGCTCTGGACGCTAATTTCCGTAAGGAGGATGCCTACTATTATTACCCGTTGTCCCTGAAGGCGAATGGTAAGTATGAGGAGGCGCTGCGCCGCATGAGCGAGTATGTGCAGGTGGCTACAAGCCCGCAGTTGCGCTCTATGGCAGTGCGCGAACTGGATAACCTGCAGCAGCTGAACGAGATTCTGGGTATGGGAGAGCGCTTTAAGGTACAGAACCTGGAGGCCCTAAACACCGAAGGCTCTGAGTTTGCTCCTTATGTGCTTAATAACGAACTGATCTTCTCTTCTACACGCGGACCAGGCAAAGAGTACCTGGGAAATGGCGAGGGCTTTTTAGATGTGTACTCAACTACCCTTACCGATTCCGCTGCCGAGATGGGAGGCGCTGTACATAAGTATGAAGGCATCAATAATGAGGAACTGCACGAGGCGCTGGCAACCTTCACCAACGACGGAGCAACCATGGTGTTTGCCCGTGGTAACGAAGGCACCAAGAAAGGCCGCCAAAACGTGGACCTGTTTGTTTCGAACCGCCGCGCCAATGGCTGGACAGAACCAAAGCTACTAAGTATAAACGACCCTGAGGCCTGGGATTCTTCTCCTGCCTTCACGCCAGATGGTAAGACCTTGTATTTCTCTTCCAGCCGCAAAGGAGGCTTGGGAGGTACAGACATCTATAAGTCTACATTAGACGACAATGGTCGCTTTTCTGCTCCTGAAAACCTTGGGCCAGACATCAACACATCCAGTAACGAGAGCTTTGTTTCGG is a genomic window containing:
- a CDS encoding OmpA family protein gives rise to the protein MLRLKPLAKQLQQIGFMFLLLLLLSGCGASQYLSKGDKRFGQEEYERAIEFYKQALGKAGNAGEVNYKIAEAYRRSNRLAQAEPYYKAALDANFRKEDAYYYYPLSLKANGKYEEALRRMSEYVQVATSPQLRSMAVRELDNLQQLNEILGMGERFKVQNLEALNTEGSEFAPYVLNNELIFSSTRGPGKEYLGNGEGFLDVYSTTLTDSAAEMGGAVHKYEGINNEELHEALATFTNDGATMVFARGNEGTKKGRQNVDLFVSNRRANGWTEPKLLSINDPEAWDSSPAFTPDGKTLYFSSSRKGGLGGTDIYKSTLDDNGRFSAPENLGPDINTSSNESFVSVGPDGTVYIASDGLPGLGNLDLFRIENGKPVNLGAPVNSPGDDFGMYFVNEQYGFFSSNREGGKGGDDLYRFVRSDRKLVNFFVDGTLYQLREGARQRTAVPNNTVVLQDEAGKQIAMTSTDAEGKFSFPLDSASTYSVVAEKPNFFTARQRITTEGKMPAQSELKDPINEVRLTATLVLNEIVKEKAIVLENIFYDFDKANIRPDAARELNKLVQILEDNPGISIELSSHTDARGSDSYNQDLSQRRAESAVEYIISKGIDRSRITARGYGESRLVVKNAKIEAEHQRNRRTEFKVVRIQE